Proteins from a single region of Eublepharis macularius isolate TG4126 chromosome 9, MPM_Emac_v1.0, whole genome shotgun sequence:
- the NUP37 gene encoding nucleoporin Nup37 isoform X1: protein MWCGRLQMKQESSRSPSYTVECEDYVHVVEFNPFESGTAESLIAYGGNNYVVIGRCSFQEEDAEVDGIQYNTLRTFHQGIRVDAIAWSPETRLDALPPLLRFCTAAADRKLRLFTSDLQEKNEYKIMEGHSGYINDLVFAPKGGQEIASVSDDHTCRVWDLEGNMRACFVLRSPGMSVGWHPEDAFKLMVAEKNGTIRFYDLVTHQAILSLTTGQTPLMSAHWCLKNTFKVGAVAGNDWFIWDITRSSYPLDKRPVHADRAKLFRWSMVNENLFATTGYPGKMNSQLFIHHLGHPQPILIGSAAVGSGLTWHRTLPLCAVGGDHRIFFWVTEM, encoded by the exons ATGTGGTGTGGGCGTTTGCAG ATGAAGCAGGAGTCTTCCCGAAGTCCTTCCTATACTGTTGAATGTGAGGACTATGTACACGTGGTGGAATTTAACCCATTTGAAAGTGGGACTGCAGAATCTCTAATAGCATATGGAGGCAATAATTATGTGGTGATTGGGCGCTGCAGCTTCCAG GAAGAGGATGCAGAAGTGGATGGAATACAGTATAATACACTAAGGACTTTTCATCAGGGGATTAGAGTTGACGCAATAGCATGGAGTCCAGAAACTAGACTTGATGCTTTACCTCCCTTGCTACG GTTTTGTACTGCAGCTGCTGATAGAAAATTGAGGTTATTCACATCAGATCTCCAAGAAAAGAATGAATATAAG ATTATGGAAGGCCACTCAGGTTATATTAATGACCTGGTATTTGCTCCTAAAGGAGGTCAGGAAATCGCAAGTGTGAGTGATGACCACACCTGCAG GGTTTGGGACTTAGAGGGAAACATGAGAGCTTGTTTTGTTCTACGTTCTCCTGGAATGAGTGTGGGTTGGCATCCTGAAGATGCATTCAAG TTGATGGTAGCAGAGAAGAATGGAACGATACGATTCTATGATCTGGTGACCCATCAGGCCATTTTGTCCCTCACTACTGGTCAGACTCCACTGATGTCAGCACACTGGtgtttaaaaaatacttttaaagttGGAGCAGTTGCTGGAAATGATTGGTTTATCTGGGATATTACGCGATCTAG TTATCCTCTGGATAAGAGACCTGTTCATGCTGATAGAGCCAAATTATTTAG GTGGTCCATGGTCAATGAAAATTTGTTTGCTACTACCGGCTATCCAGGCAAAATGAATAGTCAGCTTTTCATCCACCACTTAGGACATCCTCAG CCCATCCTTATTGGTTCAGCAGCTGTAGGATCTGGCTTGACTTGGCATAGAACACTCCCATTATGTGCCGTGGGTGGTGATCACCGTATTTTTTTCTGGGTGACAGAAATGTAA
- the NUP37 gene encoding nucleoporin Nup37 isoform X2: MKQESSRSPSYTVECEDYVHVVEFNPFESGTAESLIAYGGNNYVVIGRCSFQEEDAEVDGIQYNTLRTFHQGIRVDAIAWSPETRLDALPPLLRFCTAAADRKLRLFTSDLQEKNEYKIMEGHSGYINDLVFAPKGGQEIASVSDDHTCRVWDLEGNMRACFVLRSPGMSVGWHPEDAFKLMVAEKNGTIRFYDLVTHQAILSLTTGQTPLMSAHWCLKNTFKVGAVAGNDWFIWDITRSSYPLDKRPVHADRAKLFRWSMVNENLFATTGYPGKMNSQLFIHHLGHPQPILIGSAAVGSGLTWHRTLPLCAVGGDHRIFFWVTEM; this comes from the exons ATGAAGCAGGAGTCTTCCCGAAGTCCTTCCTATACTGTTGAATGTGAGGACTATGTACACGTGGTGGAATTTAACCCATTTGAAAGTGGGACTGCAGAATCTCTAATAGCATATGGAGGCAATAATTATGTGGTGATTGGGCGCTGCAGCTTCCAG GAAGAGGATGCAGAAGTGGATGGAATACAGTATAATACACTAAGGACTTTTCATCAGGGGATTAGAGTTGACGCAATAGCATGGAGTCCAGAAACTAGACTTGATGCTTTACCTCCCTTGCTACG GTTTTGTACTGCAGCTGCTGATAGAAAATTGAGGTTATTCACATCAGATCTCCAAGAAAAGAATGAATATAAG ATTATGGAAGGCCACTCAGGTTATATTAATGACCTGGTATTTGCTCCTAAAGGAGGTCAGGAAATCGCAAGTGTGAGTGATGACCACACCTGCAG GGTTTGGGACTTAGAGGGAAACATGAGAGCTTGTTTTGTTCTACGTTCTCCTGGAATGAGTGTGGGTTGGCATCCTGAAGATGCATTCAAG TTGATGGTAGCAGAGAAGAATGGAACGATACGATTCTATGATCTGGTGACCCATCAGGCCATTTTGTCCCTCACTACTGGTCAGACTCCACTGATGTCAGCACACTGGtgtttaaaaaatacttttaaagttGGAGCAGTTGCTGGAAATGATTGGTTTATCTGGGATATTACGCGATCTAG TTATCCTCTGGATAAGAGACCTGTTCATGCTGATAGAGCCAAATTATTTAG GTGGTCCATGGTCAATGAAAATTTGTTTGCTACTACCGGCTATCCAGGCAAAATGAATAGTCAGCTTTTCATCCACCACTTAGGACATCCTCAG CCCATCCTTATTGGTTCAGCAGCTGTAGGATCTGGCTTGACTTGGCATAGAACACTCCCATTATGTGCCGTGGGTGGTGATCACCGTATTTTTTTCTGGGTGACAGAAATGTAA